A part of Paenibacillus sp. 481 genomic DNA contains:
- the rpmG gene encoding 50S ribosomal protein L33, with protein sequence MRVIVTLACTESGDRNYTTTKNKRTNPERLEHHKYCPRLKRVTLHRETR encoded by the coding sequence ATGAGAGTCATCGTCACATTAGCTTGTACCGAATCCGGTGATCGTAATTACACGACAACTAAGAACAAAAGAACGAATCCTGAGCGTTTGGAACACCATAAATACTGTCCCCGCTTAAAAAGAGTAACGCTACATCGCGAAACTCGTTAA